The following is a genomic window from Halichoerus grypus chromosome 5, mHalGry1.hap1.1, whole genome shotgun sequence.
TAGGACTGGCCCTAAAACCATGATATAGAAGCTCCTCTCACAGTCCTACTTCCGCTTCCTTCCACTGAGGAATCAGGGCCTCCCCCATTTTTCTCACccaggaggcggcggcggcggcgcggcagCTTGCGATGTTTGGCCTCAAAAGAAACGCAGTAATTGGACTCAACCTCTATTGTGGGGGGGCCGGGTTAGGGGCCGGCAGCGGCGGGGCCTCCTCTTCGGGAGGGCGGCTTTTGGCTTCGGAGAAGGAGGCCACGGCCCGGCGGGAGGTAGGGGGGGGGGAAGCCGGTGCGGTGATTGGCGGAAGCGCCGGCGCGAGTGCCCCGGCCACTATTGCGCCGGACGCCCGGAGGGTCGCGCGGCCCTCGCCCATTGGCGCCGAGGGCCCCGACGTCACCGCGACCCCCCCGAGGCTGCTGTTCTTCGAGCCCACCCGCCGCGCGTCGCCGCCTGAAGAGATGGAAGGCCCAGCCGCCGACGCCATCATGTCGCCCGAAGAGGAGCTGGACGGGTACGAGCCGGAACCTCTGGGGAAGCGGCCGGCTGTCCTGCCTTTGCTGGAGTTGGTCGGGGAGGCCAGCAGTGGCCCTTGCAGGGACGGCTCACTGCCCTCGACGCCACCcccagcagaggaggaggaagacgagTTGTACCGGCAGTCGCTGGAGATTATCTCTCGGTACCTTCGGGAGCAGGCAACAGGCGCCAAGGACGCGAAACCACTGGGCGGGTCTGGGGCTGCCAGCCGGAAGGCGTTAGAGACCCTCCGACGGGTCGGGGACGGGGTTCAGCGCAACCACGAGACGGCCTTCCAAGGTAAGGGGGTTAAGTCGCGGAGGCTGCACTGCCTTGTTTCACCTGTCCCAGGACTCACCCGCCAAAGATGGGTGGAAACCGAAAACAAGTCTGTTGAAATGACTCGCAATCTATTTCTGAAACCAGAATTTTCTGGCCGTGAGTCATTGTTTCCGCCCATCCTAATTCTTTTGGAAATGGCAACTCTGTTCAAAGCCCGGAAAGGGTGGGATGTCAATTTTCAACTGGGGTCGGCCTGAGTTCTATAGACCCCAAATAGCGATATCCCTCGCCGTGGGTGGGCAGACAAATCATGCCCTGGTTTAGACAAAGGAGGCCGTGAGAACCTGCATGCTTTTCTTCCTCTCAGGCATGCTTCGGAAACTGGACATCAAAAACGAAGACGATGTCAAATCTTTGTCTCGAGTGATGGTCCATGTTTTCAGTGACGGAGTAACAAACTGGGGCAGGATTGTGACTCTTATTTCTTTTGGTGCCTTTGTGGCCAAACACTTGAAGAGTATAAACCAAGAAAGCTGCATCGAACCATTAGCAGAAAGCATCACAGATGTTCTCGTAAGGACAAAACGAGACTGGCTAGTCAAACAAAGAGGCTGGGTAAGTTTGTTTTAAGGTTGAAGAGGGGTCTTGGAGTGGAAATGGAATGAAGGATTTTATAGAGAAAGTCTGGGGCTATCTAAAGCTTTTTATGATGCACAACTCGGGTTTTAGGCTCTAACTTAGGATCTCTGTTTGCCTAACGTTGATTTAAGTAGTGGGTTCACAGAGATAGTGTGGTATGACTCTCTTGAATTGTTGCATCAAAAATCCGGTTTTCTGTAGGCTGTTCACGGTTGTTGAGTCTTTTGCTTTTGGTATTGTAATTCAGCTGGATACTTTTCAGTGGAttcaaattatgaaaaaataatcacTTGAGGATGATAGTAAACTATATTTCTGAGAGCTGTGCTGCAACCTCCCCCCCCCTTAATTGAATAATGTGTCTTCTGTAACCTGGGTAAATAATAATTGGTTTATTATGTTTTGAGGGGGGTGgaactttagattttttttaattcatcttttctTTATGAATAGTGTTTTTAAGCCATTGGAAACCCATACTTgaaaatgtgcttttcttttttgtttcctaggATGGGTTTGTGGAGTTCTTCCATGTAGAGGACCTAGAAGGTGGCATCAGAAATGTGCTGCTGGCTTTTGCAGGTGTTGCTGGAGTAGGAGCTGGTTTGGCATATCTAATAAGATAGCCTTTTAAGTGCAATAATTGACTTTTAACCAACCCTAGGCACCAAAACCACATACGACTGCTGTGAAATCAAATGTATTTATGAAGTTGGACTTTGAGCTGTCCAGGCTGTAAGCTCCAAGAGTTCTACTCTAGCAACATAGAACAGCAAGTGGCAAGAGGATTATGGCTAACAGGAATAAATACATGGGAAAAGTAGTCCCCCTTGAAGAGTCACTGTCTAAAAGAAGCAAAGTTCAGTTTCAGCAACAGGCAAACTTTGGGAGGCCATGGAGGAGGACTTTTAGATTTAGTGGAGATGGTAGGGTTGAAGAGACTTAATTTCCTTGTCTAGAACAGGAGAGTGGCCAGTAGCCAGGCTAGTCATAGAGTCCATTAAATATGTCCACTGAATTAATTAACTTCTTATAGTGTTAAAAGAGAAGCACTAACAATGGCATTGATCTGTATAAAATGGATTTAAGCTACAGGTAATAACTATGACTAGAAGCCTCAGTACTGTACAACAGAGTGTGAAGGGAAGCTTTTTCTCTGTAATTAGCTTTCCCAGGTATACTTCTTGAATAGAAAGTCCAATTGCTCAGGACTTTTAAACCTGTTCTACTTTGGCTTGGTTTGAGTGGTTTAGTTTATTAGCCTAGTGATGGCCAAGAATACTTGACTTAAGGCTCAATAATTACAGTTGCAAATATGAGAATATCCTcaatttttaaggtaaaaacaTCTTGTAAATGTATTTGTCTgtaaaaattgtgtatatttttacagaaagtctatttctttgaaatgtaaaggGATGAAGAGTCTCGAAATACATCAGTTTTTGCATACCCGTTTGAACTTCTGTAGTTAGGAATCTATTTCTTAACAGCTTTTCTATTCTAAATATTGTTCTGGTCTTCTAGATTGTATACAGAACCAATTGGTGTAATTGTACACAACTTGGTTGTAATGGAACAATTCTGATTCATAACTATGCAGCCTTTAATTTTCCTATCTGGTTGGTAAGTattccttagtttttgtttttttaaaacctggGATTGAGAAACTGAGGAATGGGAATTCATCCTTTCACCGCCTTACATGTGGGTTTTCAATAATTGAGTCAAGGTGGAGTTTAAGTTTTGGGCAGGGGGCGCATGTGGGCTGATAACTTACAAAATAATGGGCTCTGATTGATGAGTAAGCTACTCATTTGAGTTCCTTCCACTTGACCTAATTTAACTGGTAAAATTTAAATTGAGTTTATGAGCTCATCTTCAAAACTTTTGCTAAAAGATTTTCAGCTGTTCCAAATGGGACTTACTGACAGTATGTATATAAAAAGATCGCATCAGTGGATGAGAGATACTTGATCCCTTGTTTGCTTAATAAATTGTAAAATGATGGCTTGGAAAAGCAGGCTTATAGTCTGACCATGGTGCTATTATTAGGCTTGCTTGTTAAACACAGGTCTAAGCCTAGtatatcaataaaacaaatacttACGTTTCATTTCTGTTAATGATTCCCACACTTTGTTTCAGATTTTTGCATTGGCATCTCTTTGGATTTCAGACTTGACATTTTATCAAACTTAGTtaactgtttattttctgtcttcccttgAAATATTTGCTGCTTGTTCTCCCTCTACAGATAGTTATTTCAGTTCTTACATCCTTACCCCTCCATCCCTGAACTCTTACTAGCCCTTTTAGTTTTTGGCACTATGAACCCTACGtaacccccccacacccctcacccTAGCAGAGACCTTCATCCTTAATGAATTTTATTGGAGGTTGTAGTACAGTGGGTGCCATGACCATAACCGTCATGTGGTGGGAGTCCCTTTTCCTTGGATTGGTACCTTTTCAGTTGTTGATTGATCCTATTTTTGGGGGGAAAGTTTTAAAAGTCCCTTTAGGAATTTTCAGAGGAGGGACAACAAATTATGTTCCTTTGCGTTCAAAAATGCTCATTTAAAATTGTAGAAAGAGATGGGCTCTGTTAAACCTCTAAGAGTTATGTAAAAGCTACTGCTGGTAAACTGAAGAAAGCTTCTATAGAAGACATAGGGTCATTTTAAAGCTTCATTCGCAGAACATGACCTTTAGTCTGTGGACTCCAGATGAAAATAGGCATGAATAAAATGACTAAGAATGTAATAGGGAAGGATTGCCCTGCCTGCCCATCATCGAGCCATAAGGTCATCTAGCTAGAGCTATTTTTACCTATGTATTTATCGTTCTTGATCATGAACCACTTATTTATGTCCTGTCTATCTCTAAGGACCTAAAAGCACTTTATGTAGTTTTTAATTAATCTTAAGATCTGGTAAAGATGAATAAAAGGCCTATCTCCCCATATCCAGTTGTGGAAATAAGCGCATAGATGTAAATTGGAGGAGTTTAGGGAACCCACTTCCCAATTTACTAGGTGTGACTGCTGAAATGTAGAGGAGGATCTTAGTTGAAACTTTGTGTTGGGGGCTATCAGGGCTTAGGGAGCCCAAGTGCTTTAGGGAAGGGTAGGTGGTTTTCTAGGGAGAGGAGGCACGTGTTCTAAGTGCTGACTGGCTTGCATAGTTTAAGCAAATCCTCCAAAATGGAAAGGGAGGGGCTCCTTGGAAAGCTGGCTCTCAGCAACTTGTCTTATGCTTCTCTCAGGGAAAAACATGCAATCCTCTAGTGTCCATGCACACTCTATTGGGGGTGAACACCTTGGTTCTGGTTAAACAGCTAATGCTGTTGACAGCTGTGCCAGGAAGGGTTAGGACCAACTACAAATTAATGTGGGCTGTAAAATGTAGTATGTTTCCCTAACTTCCTGTTTTtcctgagaagaaaataataaatcttttattcaAATGCAAGGTGTGGTACGGGTGTTTTCTAATCGATGACTGTCTTCCTTCCCCCACTTAGACGAGCCTTTTAGGGAAGTCAGCTGAGCAAATAAATACAGGTGAGTTAACAAGCAAAAGCCTGGTAAAGCTGATTTGCTTTAGAGCAAGGATGGTTCCTTTCCAAATAAACCCTTCTTTCATTCAAATTAGAGGTGTTGGGTTTTGAAATGTATTACTGCTGTACTTCGGAGTAGTTCCTGTACATTTTAACAATCAAAATCCCTGTCCTGATTTTTCACCTTTTAGTCACCGTGTGCTGGTTTATTGCTGCAGTTCACCTTCTTAGATGAAGGAGCTAGAAGAGTTAACACCCATAGTTAATAGTTTTGATAAGGTTCTTggtacttttttccccttctcccaaaAACAAAGGTGAGAATAAGCACATTAATTTCAGAAACCCTatcctgtctttattttcagCTGCCTTGAAAGGGAGCTGAATCACCATGGAAATGTGCAAATACGAAGTTTGCATATTGGTTTCAAGCCCTGAGCACCAAATGCTAATTGTACAAACAGGATTCTGTGCTTTTGTGcatttaaaagttcatttctgcttGGAAGCCCCTCTTTTTCTGAAGCCTAACTACTAGGAGAGGGCAACTTCTTATCATTACAAAGCTGTTACATACTAGTGCACTCCTAAGCAGAGGGTTGGAGCGAGGGTAGTATAGGATCCAAGGGTCCAAATCTTGGCCCTTCTCGAGTTCTGTGCATTGCAGTTGCTCCCATTGGTAGGTTGTGATGTGAAGCCATTTCTGCGGTCATGTTCCTTAGTTTAACACCTTAAAAAACTCGGCTCAAATGGTAACTAGGTAACATGAGTCACTGAGGGAGTCAAAGTAATCAACACTTCCCTTCATTTGACACAACCAGACTTTGTCTTTCACTTCCTGTTTTGCGACTTTAGAGCTCTTGCTTCATACTGTTTCCTTTCAGAAAATGTTAAAGCAGTTGTGACAGCTGGTGTATTTTACAAAAAGTGAAATAACTTGCACAACTGGTGTGTAGCATGGCTCCAGCCAGATGCTCAGAGCATGGGCCGTTAATTCCTGGAGTTCAAAATGATCTGTCTTAATTTATCCCTAGTTCTTTTTGGCCCTACTTGTTCAAAGATTACAGAACTTTGTCTTCTTGAACCCTCCCACACTGCTCAAAGGCTTCTCATTTTCAAGATTTGAAAATTTAACAGGACCAGCTTTAGTTTCAGAGTTGCTACAGTGTTATCTGAGTTATGTGAGGCATGTGGAAAGGTGGGGGTTGGGAATCTGCTTCCAGGCAGATGGAACAGACCTCTGAGGATtcagtgggtttttgttttgttttgttttttaagactttatttttggggcacctacCTGGTTCAGTTGATAAGAGCATGCAACTCAAGCTCAGGGTTGTgcgttcaagccccaggttgaaCGTGGAGCCtagttttaaaaaaggggggtgcctggctggttcagtcagaggagcatgtgattcttgatctcagggtcatgagtttgagctgtatgttgggtgtagagattacttaaatacatcttcttttttttttttcttaaaagattttatttacttacttgacagacacagcgagagagggaacacaagcagggggagtgggagaagcaggcttcctgtggagcaaggagcccgatgccaggttcaccccaggaccccgggatcatgacctgagccgaaggcagacgcccaacgactgagccacccagggcgtctgccttcggctcaggtcatgatcccggggtcctgggatggagccccgggtcgggctgccctcagcaggagcctgcttctccctctcccactccccctgcttgtgttccctctctcgctgtgtctctctctgccaaataaataaataaaatctttaaaaaaataaaaataaagattgtaagtaatctcaacaccctaCATGAGGCTCAAACCTTAAACCcagagatcaaaagtcacatgttctaccaactgagccagccaagtgccctgaGAATTCAGTGTTCTTTACTAATGATTCTTGTgaggtaaaaaaaagaatacataaggCAGGCTTTTGTTCCCACACTATACCTGGTTTCCCTTTGCAGTTCCTTTTTTTTACCTGCATAGAATAATGGTTCCTCACTGGTGGGCAATCTCTTAGGGCCAAGAATACTACTACAGGTTTTACCCCTTCCAAGTATCCATTTTCATGGCTTGTTTCTGCTGTTAGTTTCTGTATTACTCACTTTGCCTGCTCTCATTTCCTGTTCAAGGATTACCTTAGTTTATTAAGAACGTTTCAACTCTGCAATGAGCcgggacatttatttatttatttattttaagattttattgagagagaatgagagagagagcacatgagaggggggagggtcagagggagaagcagggaccccgatgcgggacttgatccagggattccaggatcgggacctgagctgaaggcagtcgcttaaccaactgagccacctaggcaccggAGCCGGGACATTTAATGAGTTCTAGGCAGCCAGATGTTTGTTGagtctcttcatttattcatcacaTGGCAGTGGACTGCTTGCTCTTTACCAGGCACTGTTGGACACTGCAATTCTAAAGAGAAGAATTCTTCCCCTCAAGAAACCCGGTCAAAAAAGACTAGGGaattggggtgtctggctggctcagtcagtggagcatgcaactcttaatctcagggttgtgagttcaagccccacactgggcatggagactacttaaaaaaaaaagaaaggaacagtgGAAAGAAACATGACAACTAATTGTAGAATGATCTTTGGATCCTAGATGAAAAAAGCTCTAAGGGACGTGTACAATTGAGGAAATTTTAATATGGACAATATGTTAAATGGTACTGTATCAGTGTTAAATTTGAGTGTTTTAATTATAGTGTGATTATAtgagaatgtccttgttcttagggGATACATGCTGAAGAGCTGAATGTATCACAGAATCATATAATGAGAAAGCAATTGTGGCAAGATGTCAAAGCTTGCAGTCTAGTAGGAGTGATAACCATggacaaaaaataattaaaatacattgcATAAAGTGCTATGATAAAGATATTCTAAGATAAGGAGTGGGACAAAGCAGGGTGACCACTTATGGAAGCAGATATGGTCAAGGcctcaaaagaaacattttaggggcgcctgggtggctcagtcgttatgcgtctgcctttggctcaggtcatgatcccggggtcctgagatctagctctgcgtcgggctccctgctcagcgggaagcctgcttctcactctcccactccccctgcttgtgttccctctctcactgtgtctttctctgtcaaataaataaaatcttaaaaaaaaaaaaagaaaacaagaaaacacattttaggaTGAACCTTAATGAGTaggaaataaaatgcacaaaagcACGGACTTGGGAAAGAACCTCCAGGAGTGTAGGGTGGGGAGatgtagataattttttttcttctcatttcttccctCCCTACCTTCCTTCCCCTTCACCATACATAGCCACTGAAAGTAGtatctcttcaatttcttccttttggggCCTTacataaaaatagtgaaaaacactggtggagaaaaaaaaaatgtgtctttggTCTTGAAAGTCTGAACTTGGTGTAAATGACACACAGCTGGGTGGATGGTGTTTATTTGGGAAGTAAAGAAGACAGACGCCATTGATTGTTTCCTCTATCATGTTAAAGTGGCAGCCCTGAATACACAGTCTCTGGGGTCATAGCTATTGCTGGATCTTGGTGTAAGAGCTGGCTTTGGCAGACCTGCTTTGGATCCAGTTGCTTTGAATAAGGTTGTCTTAAGAGCCTCACCTAGAGTAGGTAGCTCCCTCACACATCTCACATAACCAGAGAAAGGAACCAACTTGAATACAGACCGGAGAGTGCTGTGCTCTCTACAGAACAGACTTTTAGAATAAAGGACAGCCCTCAAAAGTTATTAAACTGGAGCCCAAGATACTGAATGGTGGCTCCATGCTCCCTAATCCTATTCCCGTGGGAGACTCAATTACAGCTATTCCCATCCTGGTTAAAAAACCAGTTTGCTCTGACTGCCCAGACTTCCCCACGGGCTGCATTCTTGCCCATGAGCTCATTGTTTTGGCTTCCCTGTCTGTATAAATCCACTGCCAGAGCCAGAGGACTCAGCCTGGGCCCCCTAACTAGCTGGGGCTGCATTCCATTCAGAATTTCGCCACCCCCACTTGGTTTTCTTCCCGCCCTCATGTGGtcacatgtgtgtgtttattcaaGTTAGCCTGGGACAAGGTGTGCTGGGAAAGCCAGCCAAGGAAGCAGACAAGGAAAAGAATGTTTAACTGTTGGGTTTCAACCGGGATTTGATCacttttccactttattttggTTAAGAAATGCCTTCAGTTCtgtgcccctaaaaaaaaaaaagttaatttcttcTCTAGTAGGAGGAGCTGGTTTCAAAAATTTTGCTACCCATTTCAGTCTCCCCTACTTGGCTGCTCTGACTCTCCAGTGTTCAGAGTTCACGGGGAAGTAGGGGTTTTATCTGGGAAGCCTTACCTTTGTGTGCATTTCATTCCTGAATCTCGATGCCCAGATCTCTATGCATCCCCATCCTCAGCTCACACCTCCACTTCTGAGGTCGCCTGGAGCAGTTCCTACCCCTCCCCTATCCTTGGTGGGAccgtggggaggagggcagctgGGCTGCTGCAGAGAGCAGCTGTTGGGTTTCACTGCTTTGTTACTGAGATTTCCTGAGAGGATAGCTTGTTTATTTCCTTAGACCCTGAAAGCCCAGATCTAAGGCAAGGTGGGCCCACCCAGGCTGAAGGGTTTTGGGAAGGGCAATTCTCTTTTGTGGTAAAGTTTGAATTAATACTGTATGCTTACGGCAGTATGCTCCTTTCCTCTAACCCTCTCTTCATTTcgaaaaacaaaactgcagacTGAGGTTGTGGGAGGTGACATTTCATTTCTCAGAAATCCCTCATCAGGCAAAGTAGAGAAACAGAAAGGGGGAAATAACTTTCGTGTCGAAATGTtttgtgtgtgagcatgtgcatgttgtgtgcgtgtgtgcatgtgtgcgtacgtgcgtgtgtgtgcgtgtgtgttttgaAATGAGGTGGCTTGTTTTCAGCTTTAAGGAACAACAGTTCTGGAGGAGCTTGGTAATAATGGGGAGGAAGGTTTCTTGCTCCTGCTTCCCTGACCTTTCCCCCACCTCAGAGTTCGGTAGTTGGGGTCAGGTCTGCAACAAAAAAGGTCTCTGTATCTTCCTTTACCATGACGAGCCATGAAGGATATATCAGTgctactgaatgaaagaaaactcCAAAGACAATAAGGATTTGGTAAGCAATCCCAGAtataggttattttattttattaaaggttttatttttaagtaatctctatacccaatatggggctcaaacttataactctaagatcaagagtcacatgctctactgactgagccagccaggtgccccagatataggttattttaaaaagaaatgcagttgCATTGCTTTTAAGTACAGGACTTTGAGTGATAACGTTTGTCTTAGGGACAAAACGGTGACTCTAGTAATACCTAAGTGTAGGTTTTATGACAGTGTACCTTAAACAAAGACCATGGATATTATTTCCTTGGATCTAAAAtgctgaatacattttttttttaagattttatttatttatttgacagagagagacacagcgagagagggaacacaagcagggggagtgggagagggagaagcaggcttcccactgagcagggagccggatgcggggctcgatcccaggacgctgggaccatgacctgagccgaaggcagccgcttaaccgactgagccacccaggtgccccaaatgctGAAtacatttgaaagtatttttaattccCTGAAACTTtgggttgaaaaagaaaacttaggaTTTTCCTAAAATGCTGGCAAGTCATGAAAGGcatttgaaaacaacaaaaacacttacAGCCATCCTGGTTCTGGATCACTGTGGCCCAAATTACTGAGTATTTTGATAAAGGGTGCCTTACGGGAGTGAAATTGAGCAACAGAACAAAGGAATTAGGTAGAATTTAAAGAGTGAAAAGACTACCCTAGGTCTCAGGCCTTTGTTTTCTCCCCTGTACCCTATTTTATTATTGTGATAATTTAAAGAGAATATATACAATTGCTTTACCCTAAAGCACTATACAAA
Proteins encoded in this region:
- the MCL1 gene encoding induced myeloid leukemia cell differentiation protein Mcl-1 isoform X1, translating into MFGLKRNAVIGLNLYCGGAGLGAGSGGASSSGGRLLASEKEATARREVGGGEAGAVIGGSAGASAPATIAPDARRVARPSPIGAEGPDVTATPPRLLFFEPTRRASPPEEMEGPAADAIMSPEEELDGYEPEPLGKRPAVLPLLELVGEASSGPCRDGSLPSTPPPAEEEEDELYRQSLEIISRYLREQATGAKDAKPLGGSGAASRKALETLRRVGDGVQRNHETAFQGMLRKLDIKNEDDVKSLSRVMVHVFSDGVTNWGRIVTLISFGAFVAKHLKSINQESCIEPLAESITDVLVRTKRDWLVKQRGWDGFVEFFHVEDLEGGIRNVLLAFAGVAGVGAGLAYLIR
- the MCL1 gene encoding induced myeloid leukemia cell differentiation protein Mcl-1 isoform X2, with amino-acid sequence MFGLKRNAVIGLNLYCGGAGLGAGSGGASSSGGRLLASEKEATARREVGGGEAGAVIGGSAGASAPATIAPDARRVARPSPIGAEGPDVTATPPRLLFFEPTRRASPPEEMEGPAADAIMSPEEELDGYEPEPLGKRPAVLPLLELVGEASSGPCRDGSLPSTPPPAEEEEDELYRQSLEIISRYLREQATGAKDAKPLGGSGAASRKALETLRRVGDGVQRNHETAFQGWVCGVLPCRGPRRWHQKCAAGFCRCCWSRSWFGISNKIAF